A stretch of DNA from Candidatus Melainabacteria bacterium:
AACATAAGAGTGTGATAGTAAGCTTCGTTAGCAAAAATTCCGCTCTGAGCGACACTATCTAACCACTCCCCGCGTTGTAGCAACGCGTTCAAAGTCAGATCGCCAAAATCTTGCAGTGGTGCGCCAGCGACACCAGCCTTCAACTGCTGAGCAAGGGCGAACACCCAGCCGACACCACCGGAGAGACCACAGAAGAGAAACATCCAGGTACGCCACTTCCTCGACTTTTCAATCGAGGCTACGAACGCAAACAGACTGACAAACATCGTTACGGTGCAAATAGCGCCAATAGAGTGAAACAACACCGAAATATCTACTTTGGTCAGATGATGCAGCCAGCCGACGGCCAAGATGAATAAATGAGAGTAGTAGAACTGAGTGGGACTTAATGAAAACGGATTCGAATAAACAATTCCATTTCCAAAATCAAAAACGGAACGAGCCAGCACCATGTAGTACTGCTGATCGAATTGAATCGCTCCAGAGAAGAATCTTCCGGCCGGAGCATTGAAATAGTGCGAGAAAATCGAGCCGTAAATCGCCGCAGCCACAACTAGACCAACGAAAATCGATAAGAACCACTCGATTTTTGACGGAGCGGAATCAACTCTTAAAGAAGACTCATTATCGGTGACGACGGACTTTGTTTTTAGTTGAACTTGCAAAAGTCAAAACCTGCGGCAATATTTTCCCTGAGCAGGTGATTTTGTACTATCCGGACCGATTCTTCAATTGAACTCTTTTCATCCAGTTACATGTAACAACTATGCCAAAATGAGTCTTATTCCGCTTGATATGCCCTAAGCTTGTCATCTGGCACAAAATCGACCTGGATCTCAATCGACTATGCGCAAAGTTCTCTGGCTATTCGTGCCCTGCTTCTACGACTATCAGTCTTTTGCAGAGCTGCAAAAAAGAGCAAAATTAATCGCTTCCAAAGAGCTGCCACATTTGTCTTTGCGTTTCGTCGTAATCGACGATTCTGGCGGGCAAGATGTTGAGCTGGAAGCGCTAACCGGTAGTCCAGACGTCCAAGTGGTGACAGCTCCGTACAACCTGGGTCACCAGGGAGCCCTCGTCTTCGGTCTTAGGAAGATGTCCCTATCGATTGCAGAGGAGGACTTTGTCGTCACACTCGACTGCGATGGCGAAGATAGACCGGAAGATATTCCAAGCCTGCTCTATCCGTTACTCGAACACGAGCACAATTTGCATTCGGTATGCCTGGCTCAAAGAACGAAGCGCAACGAAAGCCTGCTGTTCAAAACGCTTTACTTCTTTTTCAAGCTGTTTTTCAGCACTCTCACAGGCACAGTCGTGCGCAATGGAAATTTCGCCGCCTACAGAGGCTGGGTAGTGAAAAACATTCTCTTCCACCCATTCTTTGACTATTGCTATTCCTCGTCCTTGCTAGCCTTACCGATCAATCGTTACAACATACCGCTGGCCAGAGGTTCTCGGTATCACGGCACAAGCAAAATGACGCTAGTCAGTCTCGTTTCGCATGGATTTAGAATGTTATTGCCGTTCTCAGAGCGCATCGCAATCCGTTCGATTATCCTGTCATTCTTTCTCTTCGCGGCAGTATCTTGCCTTGCAGGAATCTATACGGTCCTCCTGGTTTCCGGACAGAACTATCCGCTGCTGCTGGTATCAACTGCGGTGCTCGTAGGTCTAACCGCCTTGATCGCAGCGACTTCGTGCATCTTCTTCCAGATCGTGAACCAGACGAAGGCACTAAGCTTGCGAGAGTTGACATCGCCAATTTTTGTTTCCAATCAAGCTGAATTACGTGCTGAACGAGAATCGTCAAACGCAGGCACAATCACAAAGGCAGTACATCGCACGCATCAGCCGAGATAAAAACTCGAGCGTTGCCGTCCAACGTTTTTCTGTCAGATTCAACTATCGGATTGACTGCAGACAGCCTCAACTCGGTGCCACCATTAACACTGACTATATACTCCGTACAGGTGCCCTGGAAGCTGCGGTTAATAATCTGCACCGGCAAAACTTTTCCGGTTTGTGACGGACTGAAATCGTCATCCACAAAGTTAACGGCAGCTGGTTTAACCAGTGCAGCTACTCTTGTGCCAGTTGGAAGCCGATCACCTCTTATGGTGGCACAAAGCTCCAAACCAGTCGCAGTCAAAAGCCTGTAACACTGGTCGACAGAATCAACGATTTCACCTTCAATGACATTGGTCTGCCCGATGAATTTCGCTACAAACAAAGTCGCAGGAGATTTGTAAATCATCTCGGGCGTGGCCACTTGCTCTAGATTGCCCTGACAGAAAACCGCAATCCGACTGGAAAGAGCAAGAGCTTCGTTTTGATCGTGAGTAACCATAATAAAAGTCATACCAAGACGTTTTTGCAGGCGCGCTAACTCGACTTGCATCTCTTCTCGAATCTGTGGATCTAGAGCCGAGAGTGGCTCATCAAGCAACAACACTTTGGGATCGTTGACTATCGCCCGCGCAAGAGCCACACGCTGCTGCTGCCCGCCTGAAATCTGTGCCGGCAATCGGTCGATAAACTGTCCCAAACGAACCAACTCAAGCGCATCCTTTACGCGCTGAGCTATTTCAGAACTCGAGAGCATCTTCTTTGTTTTAAGGCCAAATGCAACATTCTCTCCTATTGTCAAATGAGGGAAAAGCGCA
This window harbors:
- a CDS encoding ABC transporter ATP-binding protein, translating into MIESKTVESGPRSATTNAVEVVHVTKRFGSNLAANDINLAIGDGEFFSFLGPSGCGKTTLLRMIGGFEHPTEGTISIAGVNMLSVPPHKRPVNMVFQNYALFPHLTIGENVAFGLKTKKMLSSSEIAQRVKDALELVRLGQFIDRLPAQISGGQQQRVALARAIVNDPKVLLLDEPLSALDPQIREEMQVELARLQKRLGMTFIMVTHDQNEALALSSRIAVFCQGNLEQVATPEMIYKSPATLFVAKFIGQTNVIEGEIVDSVDQCYRLLTATGLELCATIRGDRLPTGTRVAALVKPAAVNFVDDDFSPSQTGKVLPVQIINRSFQGTCTEYIVSVNGGTELRLSAVNPIVESDRKTLDGNARVFISADACDVLPL
- a CDS encoding glycosyltransferase: MRKVLWLFVPCFYDYQSFAELQKRAKLIASKELPHLSLRFVVIDDSGGQDVELEALTGSPDVQVVTAPYNLGHQGALVFGLRKMSLSIAEEDFVVTLDCDGEDRPEDIPSLLYPLLEHEHNLHSVCLAQRTKRNESLLFKTLYFFFKLFFSTLTGTVVRNGNFAAYRGWVVKNILFHPFFDYCYSSSLLALPINRYNIPLARGSRYHGTSKMTLVSLVSHGFRMLLPFSERIAIRSIILSFFLFAAVSCLAGIYTVLLVSGQNYPLLLVSTAVLVGLTALIAATSCIFFQIVNQTKALSLRELTSPIFVSNQAELRAERESSNAGTITKAVHRTHQPR